One genomic segment of Pagrus major chromosome 13, Pma_NU_1.0 includes these proteins:
- the LOC141007214 gene encoding clathrin interactor 1-like has translation MLNMWKVRELVDKATNVVMNYSEIESKVREATNDDPWGPSGQLMGEIAKSTFMYEQFPEVMNMLWTRMLKDNKKNWRRVYKALLLLAYLIRNGSERVVTSAREHIYDLRSLENYHFIDENGKDQGINVRQKVKEMVEFVQDDDRLREERKKAKKNKDKYIGVSSDSMGGGGVGGGGGGGGSIKNSTELDRSKWDEDWDKSRGAFPFSEKLGEISDKIGSTIDDTLNKFRKKERDDSPDRISDNEEDRASRNGRQETLEFKDEEETVTTKSIQITQATETTTTTTRKRSGATNSKTLDLGAAAHYTGDKSPEEKSSVRQSSSSGLADLLVIDPSPNQSTTAGGSSDLIGGFADFSSPAASASLPTSTAAPSSNGNGEFGDWNAFSANPPTSSSSGPSQPVTDLFGSVQSPTASNPAPVPPSAELFDLMGGVNHQLTNPHTTLSASQSLTFSLGGATPGASVAMPTMPLSRSQQSLGGMPTQQAIGQQQKVGVGGQGSLGSTWSDPSVNISLDFLSAGLNPTKTPPTLNNIIQQQGVPPVNLLAQNFGGLNLSSPPHVTPIRPPANPMMAGNAMTMAMPASMATGMPASLAANMPPSMTTGTMGMGGIPANQGMMGMNMSMNMGMATPVMMGGMAGMGVPGVGMGLTHSISPAMVPPKQDAFANFGSFGK, from the exons ATGCTGAATATGTGGAAAGTCAGAGAGCTGGTGGACAAAGC CACCAATGTGGTAATGAACTACTCAGAGATCGAGTCCAAGGTGAGGGAGGCCACCAATGATGACCCCTGGGGACCCTCCGGACAACTGATGGGAGAAATAGCCAA atCTACCTTCATGTATGAACAGTTCCCAGAGGTGATGAACATGCTGTGGACCAGGATGCTGAAAGACAACAAGAAGAACTGGAGACGAGTCTACAAG gCTTTACTGCTGCTAGCCTATCTAATCAGGAATGGGTCTGAAAGAGTCGTCACCAGCGCCAGAGAACACATCTACGACCTGCGATCTCTAGAAAACTACCACTTCATTG ATGAAAATGGTAAGGATCAGGGCATCAATGTGCGTCAGAAGGTGAAGGAGATGGTGGAGTTCGTCCAGGACgatgacagactgagagaggagaggaagaaggcaaagaagaacaaagataaatacattggagtctcctctgacagtatgggaggaggaggagtgggaggaggaggaggaggaggagggagcatTAAGAACT CCACCGAGTTGGATCGGAGTAAGTGGGATGAGGACTGGGATAAGAGCAGAGGAGCTTTCCCCTTTAGTGAGAAGCTTGGAGAGATCAGTGACAAAATAGGCAGCACTATCGACGACACGCTCAACAAGTTCAGAAAAAAGGAACGAGACGACTCACCCGACAGAATCAG TGACAACGAGGAGGACCGAGCATCAAGAAACGGTAGGCAGGAAACCCTTGAGTTCAAAGATGAGGAAGAAACTGTCACCACGAAGAGCATCCAGATCACACAAGCAACAGAaaccacaaccaccaccacgCGGAAACGCAGTGGAGCAACAAACAGCAAGACTCTGGACCTGGGTGCTGCAGCTCACTACACTGGAGACAAGAGCCCAGAGGAGAAG TCATCAGTCAGGCAATCTTCCAGTAGCGGCCTCGCTGACCTGTTAGTGATTGATCCTTCACCCAATCAGAGCACTACAGCAG GTGGAAGTTCAGACCTCATTGGTGGCTTTGCCGACTTCTCTTCGCCTGCGGCCTCTGCCAGCCTCCCAACCTCCACTG CTGCTCCTTCATCCAATGGAAACGGAGAATTTGGAGACTGGAATGCCTTCTCAGCGAACCCACCAACTTCGTCTAGCTCTGGTCCCTCCCAGCCCGTCACCGACCTGTTTGGCAGCGTGCAGTCACCCACAGCCTCTAATCCCGCCCCTGTCCCACCTTCCGCCGAGCTCTTTGACCTGATGGGAGGAGTTAATCATCAACTAACCAATCCACATACAACACTGAGTGCCTCTCAGAGCTTGACTTTCTCTCTGGGAGGGGCGACGCCAGGAGCATCTGTTGCTATGCCCACAATGCCTCTTTCTCGCTCTCAACAG AGCTTGGGAGGCATGCCAACTCAGCAGGCCATAGGCCAACAGCAGAAGGTTGGTGTTGGAGGTCAGGGGTCATTAGGTTCGACCTGGTCTGACCCCTCTGTCAACATCAGCCTGGACTTCCTGTCAGCAGGCCTCAACCCCACGAAGACACCGCCCACACTCAACAATATCATCCAGCAACAAG GAGTGCCTCCCGTCAATCTGCTGGCCCAGAACTTTGGAGGACTGAACCTCAGCTCCCCGCCCCACGTGACACCCATAAGACCACCAGCCAATCCCATGATGGCAGGCAATGCCATGACGATGGCCATGCCTGCATCGATGGCAACTGGCATGCCAGCCTCCCTGGCAGCAAATATGCCCCCTTCAATGACCACGGGTACCATGGGGATGGGGGGAATTCCTGCAAATCAAGGCATGATGGGAATGAACATGAGCATGAATATGGGCATGGCCACTCCAGTGATGATGGGTGGTATGGCTGGCATGGGAGTGCCAGGAGTAGGGATGGGCCTCACACACTCCATCAGCCCAGCCATGGTTCCACCCAAACAAGATGCCTTCGCTAATTTTGGCAGTTTTGGGAAatga